One genomic region from Nymphaea colorata isolate Beijing-Zhang1983 chromosome 12, ASM883128v2, whole genome shotgun sequence encodes:
- the LOC116265419 gene encoding histone-lysine N-methyltransferase family member SUVH9, with amino-acid sequence MAPLINYIFLVPYGSPANAKLISHSHRPMNGKEDKKKKFFLFEQILSVHCLNSKALCSTYGISFRGSVVINTIKDSYIGRYCCLPPSVAELVLPPEGREQEKDKGDRGTKCRRVCFAVRHERSSRKKNMDGDTFSGTPPTVLPFALSISSLLFRPSVPDLNVELQPPDSLFPLPKPKEEPRELGELQIPFPLLTPKEEPPDGHENFNADHLQIVSVAPAEGDHLDSAYAESIDRDSDTTVLHSDLRSAVVPAEDAPCDEGVVPFSAEVCNELLICRDAIRKSRILYESLRLFLVRQERGRNSEDEYFGPRSRPDLKAGSVMCSVGLSLNRDRRFVGSVPGIEIGDLFFFRMEMVVIGLHCQLQAGIDYIPASRSLTGEPIATSVVASGGYEDDEDGGDVLIYTGHGGRIHFSTKHIVHQKLERGNLALERSMRYGIEVRVIRGFKCGGSPSGKVYIYDGLYRICDTWLDIGKSGFSVYKYRLVRSPQQPEMGSSLFKLAGNMKLNPNCRSGLVHFDLSNGKEKIPVYLFNDLDSDRGPMSYSYTASPIYPAYGLWMGNSGGCDCVSGCSLGCFCMRRNGGDFPYDREGVLVRGRPLIYECGSLCRCPPTCRNRVTQTGVKHQLEVFRTRESGWGVRSLDLIKAGKFICEFAGVVLTRQQAVLVSMNGDNLIYAAQFPHRWMEWGNVSNIIPHSGQLDAPCLSPLEYGIDVSRVRSVGCYLNHSFVPNVLVQFVLYDHENISYPHLMLFAMENIPPMRELTIDYGLANGWIRNFIT; translated from the exons ATGGCTCCTCTtataaactatatatttttgGTTCCGTACGGCTCACCAGCTAATGCGAAATTGATATCTCATAGTCATAGGCCGATGAACGGTaaggaagacaagaaaaaaaaattttttttgttcgagCAAATCTTGAGCGTTCATTGCCTCAACTCAAAGGCCCTTTGCTCG ACATACGGTATTTCTTTTCGTGGCAGTGTCGTAATTAATACCATTAAGGACTCCTACATAGGGCGTTATTGCTGTCTCCCACCCTCAGTTGCAGAGTTGGTGCTGCCGCCGGAGGGACGGGAACAGGAGAAGGATAAGGGAGATCGGGGAACAAAATGCAGGAGAGTCTGCTTTGCCGTCCGCCATGAAAGAAGCTCCAGGAAGAAGAACATGGACGGCGATACGTTTTCCGGGACGCCTCCGACGGTGCTTCCGTTTGCACTCTCGATCAGCTCTCTCCTCTTCCGTCCGTCAGTGCCCGACCTGAATGTTGAACTCCAGCCGCCGGATTCGCTCTTTCCGCTGCCGAAGCCTAAGGAAGAGCCCCGAGAGTTGGGAGAACTGCAGATTCCCTTCCCTCTTCTGACGCCTAAGGAGGAGCCTCCCGATGGCCATGAGAACTTCAACGCGGATCATCTTCAGATTGTTTCCGTTGCCCCGGCCGAGGGCGATCACCTCGACTCGGCGTATGCTGAGAGTATCGATCGCGACTCTGACACGACCGTCCTCCATTCCGACCTCCGATCGGCCGTCGTCCCCGCGGAGGACGCGCCTTGCGACGAAGGCGTTGTTCCTTTCTCTGCGGAGGTTTGTAATGAGTTACTTATCTGCCGGGACGCTATTCGGAAGTCTAGGATTCTTTACGAGTCGCTCCGCCTCTTTCTCGTCCGACAAGAGCGAGGTCGAAACTCGGAAGATGAGTACTTTGGGCCACGGTCTCGCCCCGACCTTAAGGCGGGTTCCGTCATGTGCAGCGTCGGGCTGAGCCTCAACCGGGACCGCCGGTTCGTCGGCTCGGTGCCGGGGATCGAGATCGgcgatcttttctttttccggaTGGAGATGGTCGTCATAGGGTTACATTGCCAGCTCCAGGCGGGAATTGACTATATTCCGGCGAGCCGGAGCCTCACGGGTGAACCGATTGCCACGAGCGTGGTGGCCTCTGGTGGGTACGAGGACGACGAGGATGGAGGGGACGTGCTCATCTACACCGGCCACGGTGGGCGCATTCACTTTTCGACGAAGCACATCGTCCATCAGAAGCTCGAAAGGGGCAATCTGGCGCTCGAGCGGAGCATGAGGTACGGGATTGAAGTCAGAGTTATTCGCGGATTCAAGTGCGGCGGCAGCCCTTCAG GTAAGGTGTATATCTATGATGGACTCTATCGAATCTGTGACACATGGTTGGACATCGGAAAGTCGGGTTTTAGTGTGTACAAGTATAGACTTGTCAGGAGCCCGCAACAGCCTGAAATGGGTAGTTCATTGTTCAAATTAGCAGGGAACATGAAGTTGAATCCAAACTGTCGAAGTGGACTAGTGCATTTTGATCTCTCTAATGGGAAAGAGAAAATTCCCGTGTATCTTTTCAATGACTTGGATTCTGATCGAGGGCCCATGTCGTACAGTTACACGGCCAGTCCTATTTATCCTGCGTATGGCTTGTGGATGGGGAATTCAGGTGGTTGTGATTGTGTATCTGGGTGTTCACTCGGGTGCTTTTGTATGAGACGAAATGGGGGAGACTTTCCCTATGACCGAGAAGGGGTTCTTGTGAGAGGTAGACCATTGATATATGAATGTGGAAGTTTGTGTCGTTGTCCACCAACCTGCCGCAACAGAGTGACTCAGACTGGGGTGAAGCACCAGTTGGAGGTCTTCAGAACAAGGGAATCTGGTTGGGGGGTTCGGTCTCTAGACTTGATTAAGGCTGGAAAATTTATATGTGAATTTGCAGGGGTTGTACTAACTAGGCAGCAGGCTGTTCTGGTATCCATGAATGGGGATAATCTGATTTATGCAGCGCAGTTTCCCCACCGATGGATGGAGTGGGGTAATGTTTCTAATATCATTCCGCATTCTGGGCAGTTGGATGCTCCATGTCTGTCACCACTGGAATATGGCATTGATGTTTCGAGGGTTAGAAGTGTGGGGTGCTATCTCAACCATAGTTTTGTTCCAAATGTGCTGGTTCAATTTGTTTTGTATGACCATGAAAATATTTCTTATCCTCACCTCATGCTTTTTGCCATGGAGAACATTCCACCCATGAGAGAACTTACTATTGATTATGGTTTGGCTAACGGGTGGATCAGGAATTTTATTACATAG
- the LOC116265418 gene encoding uncharacterized protein LOC116265418, with product MDASQLLCLRSHPFGCASFRSSTEEAKRREAGRRASRLHGGSKIWTVAAVATEAETRGTVATARTGVSKKMGEVSDEIKRVRAQMEENEQLATLMRGLRGQNLSVSQFAADDVQMRFVEIADGQDGETLPLVYDPAIISAYWGKRPRAVATRIVQLLMVSGGFLSRVLLDVLNKKIKENEVARAIELREIVTSLGPAYIKLGQALSIRPDIFSPAAMTELQKLCDKVPSFQDNVAMSLIEEELGCPWNEIYSELSSSPIAAASLGQVYKGRLKENGDVVAVKVQRPFVLETVTIDLFIIRKFGLVLRRFPQVSIDVVGLVDEWAARFFEELDYVKEGENGTHFAETMINDLPQVVIPRTYSKFTSRRVLTTEWIEGEKLSQSTESDVGELVNVGVICYLKQLLDTGFFHADPHPGNLIRTPEGKLAILDFGLVTKLTDDQKYGIIEAIAHLIHRDYAAIIKDFVKLGFIPDGVNLEPILPVLAKVFDQALEGGGARNINFQELASDLAQITFDYPFQIPPYFALIIRAIGVLEGIALVGNPEFAIVDEAYPYLAQRLLTDESPRLRSALRYIIYGKTGVFDAERFIDVMQAFENFITAAKSGGGESLNGDMAGLGILESQNGFLSMVSSNASQPDQVRTRAALAFLLSEKGNFFREFILDEIVKGIDAVSRDQLVQIAAAFGIQGSAPIFGMFPTFGPLKPRVLLPRITEEDKVSLNNVQMIVKFLTSGTSATRTMGQEVNVLHVAQELLPVLPSISARVLPEVINRLSSRVMARLLRELFL from the exons ATGGACGCGTCTCAGCTCCTCTGCCTCAGAAGCCACCCGTTCGGTTGTGCTTCATTTCGTTCTTCCACTGAAGAAGCGAAGAGGAGGGAAGCGGGAAGGCGTGCTTCCCGCCTCCATGGAGGATCCAAGATATGGACCGTCGCGGCCGTTGCGACGGAGGCGGAGACTAGGGGGACGGTGGCGACGGCCAGAACGGGCGTGTCAAAG AAAATGGGGGAGGTCTCCGATGAAATTAAGCGGGTTCGGGCGCAAATGGAGGAGAACGAGCAGTTGGCGACGTTGATGAGGGGCCTCCGTGGCCAGAATCTCTCCGTTTCCCAGTTCGCCGCCGATGACGTTCAGATGCGTTTCGTGGAG ATCGCTGATGGTCAGGATGGGGAAACCCTGCCTCTGGTATACGATCCTGCCATTATTTCCGCGTACTGGGGGAAGCGCCCCAGAGCAGTGGCTACGCGAATTGTTCAGTTGTTGATGGTTTCGGGCGGTTTTCTTTCACGCGTTCTCttggatgtccttaacaagaagATCAAAGAG AATGAAGTTGCAAGGGCTATTGAGTTACGGGAGATTGTGACATCTTTAGGTCCAGCATATATCAAGCTTGGTCAAGCCTTGAGCATCCGACCAGATATATTTTCCCCTGCTGCTATGACGGAGCTGCAAAAGCTTTGTGATAAG GTTCCTTCTTTCCAAGATAATGTTGCAATGTCTCTCATTGAAGAAGAGCTCGGTTGTCCCTGGAATGAGATATATTCTGAACTCTCTTCCTCACCCATTGCTGCTG CATCTTTGGGACAAGTATACAAGGGTCGGCTTAAAGAAAATGGGGATGTTGTAGCAGTTAAAGTACAGCGTCCTTTTGTACTTGAGACTGTAACCATTGATCTATTTATTATTCGGAAGTTTGGATTGGTACTTCGGAGATTTCCCCAG GTCTCAATTGATGTTGTTGGGCTGGTGGACGAGTGGGCTGCCCGTTTTTTTGAAGAACTTGACTATGTGAAGGAGGGGGAGAATGGGACACATTTTGCTGAAACAATGATTAATGATCTTCCTCAG GTTGTCATTCCCAGGACATATAGTAAATTCACCTCGAGAAGGGTCCTTACCACAGAATGGATAGAGGGTGAAAAACTATCACAAAGTACTGAAAGTGATGTTGGAGAGCTGGTCAATGTTGGAGTTATATGCTACCTAAAACAG CTGCTTGATACTGGATTTTTCCATGCTGATCCACATCCAGGAAATCTGATCCGAACTCCAGAAGGAAAGCTGGCCATACTTGACTTTG GACTCGTGACTAAGTTGACAGATGATCAAAAATATGGGATTATTGAAGCAATAGCTCACCTCATTCATCGTGATTATGCTGCCATTATTAAGGACTTCGTTAAGCTTGGTTTCATTCCAGATGGTGTCAACTTAGAACCAATCCTGCCTGTTTTGGCTAAAGTCTTTGATCAAGCACTTGAAGGAGGAGGGGCGAGGAACATCAATTTTCAGGAGTTGGCATCAGATCTAGCCCAAATTACATTTGACTACCCATTTCAAATACCTCCTTATTTTGCACTGATAATCAGAGCTATTGGTGTGCTTGAAGGCATAGCTTTAGTGGGGAACCCTGAGTTTGCTATTGTTGATGAAGCTTATCCATACCTTGCCCAG AGGCTGTTGACTGACGAGTCCCCTAGGCTGAGGAGTGCGTTGCGCTATATAATATATGGAAAAACAGGCGTTTTTGATGCAGAAAGATTTATTGATGTCATGCAAGCATTTGAGAATTTCATAACAGCAGCTAAAAGTGGAGGTGGGGAGAGCCTCAATGGAGATATGGCTGGTCTTGGAATTTTAGAAAGCCAGAATGGATTTTTGTCGATGGTGTCATCTAATGCATCTCAGCCTGACCAAGTTCGGACAAGAGCTGCATTAGCTTTCCTTCTATCGGAGAAGGGGAATTTTTTCAGAGAGTTCATTTTAGATGAA ATTGTAAAGGGGATTGACGCTGTTTCTAGAGACCAGCTGGTTCAAATAGCTGCTGCTTTTGGAATTCAAGGCTCTGCTCCCATTTTCGGCATGTTTCCGACGTTTGGGCCTTTAAAGCCCAGAGTCTTGCTGCCTAGAATAACAGAGGAGGACAAGGTCTCGTTAAACAACGTCCAAATGATTGTCAAGTTTCTAACAAGCGGGACTTCAGCGACAAGAACAATGGGCCAG GAAGTAAACGTCCTACACGTTGCGCAGGAGTTGCTTCCAGTCTTGCCAAGCATCTCAGCTCGTGTACTTCCTGAGGTGATCAATCGTCTATCTTCAAGGGTAATGGCACGCCTGCTGCGCGAGTTGTTTCTATAG